The Gasterosteus aculeatus chromosome 12, fGasAcu3.hap1.1, whole genome shotgun sequence DNA window CAGTGAAATGTGGGAGCACCAACCAGCAATAGCAAACAACTAAACAAGCATGTGGAGGAtgagaaaatcattttaatttcacaTAGTGCTTTAGTCTTAATCATCAGAGGTCTCTGCACTCTTCCCAGTGTTCCTGCCATTATGTAACTGTTTGTTTTGGGATTTTAGAATATCTGAGAGATGAAGGAAATGGATGGGAAGGACGTTTCTTTGCGTTCCACATTTTAGCTGAAATTAAGGGTTGCTAATATTGCTGCTTGATGCATGGTACTATTACTTGTGGCCATGCATACCTTTCAAAATatgattattttaatttcatgctGGATAACTGTTAAATGATTAACGATGATCAACAATTAACTAAGTACGACCATATTAAATGGTTCCCTAACTCCTGTTTACATACACAAACAGTAACAGCAGTGGCAGATGCCAATAAATGGATCCCACATAATCCACATCCATGCATGGAATTTGTGAGCTAAGTTACTCACTGCGCAACATACTCTCAAAAAATCACTAGAAAGCAACCGAGACCCTGCAGAACTTAACGGCAAACAAGCCCCACAAACGGTGGAGAGTAACTGggcgtccgtgtgtgtttgcagtgccATGAAGCCTGTATTGCAATTTACAGCAGCATGGAGAACCAGAACCTCTCCCACTGGGTGGTCATCTCTGTGGTCTCCATGATTTTCTGTCTACTGATCTACACTCTAACCGGTAAGTTCAACATCCACCTCCGTGCGTTTTGTGCTGACGTGAAAGCTGCGAATCACATTGGCTGCCTCCCTCATCGCCAGGTGTGTACGGCTACATGACGTTTGGTCGAGCGGTTGCCTCCGATATTTTGATGTCATATCCAGGAAATGACGTGGTCATGATCATCTCCAGACTACTTTTTGGAATATCAATTGTCACCATCTACCCTATTATTCTTCTTCTGGGGAGGTAAGCGACATCAGAGTtggtttgttttgtattgtgtgagtttttgtttgtgttttaagacCTAACATGttgtttctatgtgtgtgtgtgtgtgtgtgtgtgacagatctGTCATCCTTAACTTGATGCTGCGTATTCAAAGAAATCGTCGAGGAATCGTCTCTCATTCGTTTGAGAGTCGCTGCAGAACAGTTCTCACTGTGATCTGGATCACCGTCACTCTCCTCATCGCCATGTTTGTCCCCGACATGGGGGAGGTCATCAGTGTCATTGGAGGAATCAGTGCCTTCTTCATCTTTATCTTTCCTGGTATGTAAACAACCTTctcatatgtgtgtatgtaactCTGTTTTTAATGACTGCATGACAGTATCTGgctatatatttgtatatgttttatttgttatatCATGTATTAGTctcctgtaaacacactgagttgGATTTGCTTGTACGGAAAGTaaagtgttgtttgtgtcctaCAGGTCTTTGCTTATTGTTCACAATGCAAAATGAATCTGTCACTCCAAGAGTCAGGTGAGTGAGGACCTGCAGACTCATAATATTAATATGATCATTCTTCTACTTACACATCCATAACTTTCAGATTTATTTCTTAATAAGAACTAAGTAAATTCCTGGAAAGTTTAATTGGTACATATCTgtgggaaaataaaatgtttaactcagCTGAAAATGAGACAATTCATGATGATTGTGAATGATTAATGAATTCTTATTTAATGGGTTTGAATGTTAGAATTCCTTGCTAGTGAATTCACCTTTTCTTTAAAGTATGTACCAAAATGATTTTTTCTCTGAAATATGTCCAGAAAGGTATTTGGAAATTTTAGCAAATTAATAAACAAGTTGACATAGAAAGCTGTAGCTGGTCATACAAAGACTCGTCATCAGTCGGCAACAATCTGCTCCAATCAGTCGTCGCCATTCAAGTGCCGTCTcccaagaaagaaagaaagcagataAGAAAAGGTTATTTTTAGAGTAGAAATGGCTGGAAGAAATGGAAGGTCGGTAAGGCCTCCATTGGTTGAAAGATTAGGAGGAACATCTATATTGTTGTATAATAACATTTTGAAAGACTTTATTGTTCTTTTGATGTCCCTTGTTTTTCTTCGCAGGGTGATTTTATCAGTTTGGGGAGTCACAACCGTTGTAGTTGGAGCCTTCATCTTTGGACAGAGCACGACCATCGCTATCATGGAGCTGCGCAATAAATTCTGATTGTCACACTGTTTTCACCAGTAAACTACCAGAAAGATCTGATTCACTTTGACTCCACAACTTTTTTGCTCAACTGAAAGGTGCATTTGCAAAGGTAGTTTAtatatatcactgatatgcatTTATTATATTAGATGAGCATTCACAGTGCTGTATCTTTAAGTCCTCTTAGTGCTTGCAAACCCCTGCCAGGGGGCAGTATTGTATTAccaaataattatttatttatctgcacAGTCATTCATTTATACAGTAAATGTGTACAATTGCTTTTTGGAAAAACAGATAAGAGAAAATTTGTTttcttattattgttatcatgGTGCTGGGTGTCATTTTCACAATGAAGTGCCACGGTTTTACCAAGCACGGCATCCGCCCCTTTTGAATGCATGTAGACGTTGTGTGCCCTTGAAATGCTTGTTTATGTGTGCCAGATTATAACACTTTAGaataaatattttctctttcaaGAGAATGATTGTAATCCTTCCTCTGCAATTTTTTAGTCCGcttttctcctctgacctccgcATGGCCTGAATCATGCGAGGGATTTACATCTGAAGCTTTCGTTGAGCACAGATTGATGGCCGTGGTATGCTGAATATTGCTGTTTATTCTTTATtggctttcagtttaaaggagTTATGGCACACCTTCTGTGAGCGTGCACATGCTCACTGATGTGTCTTGGTGTAGTGATAAATAATGATTTACAGTAAATCTAGAAAATGGACGCTGTATATCTCTGCCTGGAGGGGTGTGGTGGAAGCAACACATCAGCCATGCTTACTTCACATAGGGGCTTAGTTATCTGCGCGTGAATTCACCAAATAGGAAGTGTAGCTGTGTGCTTTTAGAATTTCTAGCAACTCACAGAGGCTACATACGCTTCCGCTTGCTGTATATACGTGTCATCTCATGCAGCGATAATGTCCTGAGGGGAAACCCTTCAAACTATGATACTCTACTTTAGCTCATGGGATTATATTTCAACCTGCTGGCCAAACAGCTAAATCCGCTGAATCCGCTGAATCCACTGAATCCTTGAAAATCACACAACCTCCTTGCATCTAACAGCTGCACTTTCTGTCAAAGATAACTCAGCAGTCCAGGGAAATACAACTGGGGGTACCAAGAGCTTAGCTTCAGTTCAGGTCTGTTTAACTAGtttcagatttttaaaaaaaaacaaaaaaaaggtttctagAGGCTGAATTTAAAGTGGTGACttgagctaacattagcatgctCACACAAGCGCGATGACAATGCTTACATGCGGGTGCTTGTTAGGAAAGATGTTTGTCACTTAAACGCATCAGCTACAAGCGTAATGGGATTTGTTAATTGGCACAAAGCACGACGTACAattgaggctgatgggaatacAGGTTGAAGAATAACATAAATTGAAACATTGACCTTATGGTGACTCTAAAAGAAAGGTCAGTAAGTTATTACATTTCAGGCTGAGGGGAACATGATTGCCTTTGAATCCATGTATTAATTGTTGAGTTATTTCGGTCTGGAACAAAGAAGTGGACCACCCGACCAGCCAACACTGCCGACCCTTAAGCCGGATCCACCAGCAAGGCAAAAAATCATCCATTATTCTCTGTATTACATTATCTTTTCATTTTACTCTGCCTGTGAAAAATAATTTCCAGTCTCCCTTATTATGTTGTCCCCTGTAGCCAATTTGTTTTTGAAAGATTACTTGTAATGCAGGCTGCTCAAAGTCCTAATTAATGAAATCGCAATTTGTAGCGACgtcctttttaaatgttaattgtTTCTGATAAGACAGAGACCTGAATGATTCTGTttctatcagtgtgtgtgtgtgtgtgtgtgtgtgtgtgtgtgtgtgtgtgtgtgtgtgtgtgtgtgtgtgtgtgcgtgcgtgtgcgcgtgtagCCTCTCACAATCACCGTCACGCCGATTGTGATCTGGATGCCTTTTGTGTTCAGAAAGTAAAAAAGCTATTAAGCTCCTGTTTAATTTGCAGATAGCCTGTAATTTTATGGACCAAACGAAAAGAGGGATGTTACTATGTCACTGTGTGTAAGGCCGGTGTATTGTATGCATGACGTGGTTGTGTGCATGTAGCATGACCTTGTTTTCTCTCAAGGTTACGGCCACCAGGCTGAGATCATTGTGATGGAGATGACTTGAGTCCATCACTTTGCTGCTCAGGCCTTTATTGAAGCAGTGACAGCAAATCTTTGACCTCCGGGCTGAATGCTGAGGGATTATTGTTGCAGTGGCAGTGATCTCAGGTGAAGGAGAGGCCACTGTCACCTTGTGTGACTGCAAGGTGTAGCAGATGAGGATGAGGCTAAATCCTGTTTGTAATATTAGGAGCACACTAATGGCTTGAAATGTTTCAACGGGGTTTCTCTTCTGCTCATTTCTGGACACATTATTGTGTTCTAGATAACGTCTTTGTCTACTTCCAATCTATTCTACATTGATTACAAATGTACTGAATGATCTCCAGTCACAGCCAAGAAAATTAATATAACAGAAATTTGGTTACGCTGAAATTGATATCAGCATATTTCTGtcatatagaaaataaaaataattttcaaaGATCCTTTCAATTGCACTTGCTctgaaatttttttttgttgctgaaatGATATTCTCTCAAACCAAAGAGGGAGTCAAACAAACTGTGAGACTGTACTGATGCTACGTGAAATTCAACATAAGATGATCGGATTTACTGGTCTGAAAAAGCCGCACAAACATGAAAGAAGTCATCATGCTGTGTTTACACAAACGACTATGACTACAAATGAAGAACATAAAACATCAGGGGGGCTGCATGATGCATTTCTTCTCCCTGTCACGTGCATTTGGGCTTCCCTGATATCAGACAGAATTGTCAACTTTGACTTGGTGGTGTGGGCGGATTCAAAGGTCTCCACTCAGGCAACAACTGTGATTTATTTGCCCACTGTCCTTTATCTTTCCATCCAAATACAATGATGTGATGATTGCATGAATGCTTCTTGAAATTAAATAGGGACTACAGTCCActttaatgtaattaataaacgtattactttatttaaacgtattgcttttcttttgtcgTTAAATTATGCTCAAGTTAAAATCttaactttgttttgaatttgCATTTATAGTAATCATTTTCTAAAGTTATGtatcaataaatgaatgtgaagGTTGTAACAGCTGAAGAAAAATAGGTGAGTTGTCGTGGAATCGTGGACTAAGTACATTTCTGTTAGAAACGAAAGATTGAATGCAGTGTGTAATACAACCAATGTTTCCATATAGAGAGAATGCACCAGTTAAAACTGAGATAGCCATGTCAGCATTGCCCTTAACTCTGTTTCCTGAACGTATGCtaatttatgaaaaaaaactggTATTTGCATGAGCACCGCTTCTCCTTTATCTTCAATAAGGTGCTGGAAGTATCAAAAAGCTCAAACTGGTGGAATATATTTCCACACACCCAAATCTATGCATATTGCAtgtataatgtaataataaaaccTACAGCATTTTCATTGGAATCCATTCAATCTTTCTATGgttatttcaacaacaaaacaaaattgtCAACCTTTGGGTTAAACTTGGGGATCAATGAAGTCAGTAGGAAACACAAACTGCGAAGCATCAATGCCTGCACATCATTTCACGATGAAGgttcatgtatgtgtgtgagctATTCATATATTTGGTGTTGTTTGAGCTTTGGAATGACAAAGGTGTTTGGAAGTTGAAAAGGTTTATTGCATTCAATTCAACAATCGAAGAGGTTTTCAAACCTACAACAGCACATGACCTAAAAAGAAGATAAATAATTGAGTTAGTCATCTAACTTTATATTACAGTTTTGCAGCCTGGACGCTTACAGTGGGGTGTGTTGGACAAGTCATACAGCTGGTTTGTTAGTTGAGACCTGAGTGAACTGTATGCTGGAGGGAACTGGCTGAACGTGGCTGCCCTTTAGGAATAAAACACTACATGGAGTACAGACGCTGTCAGCTTCTCTTCCCATTTGCAgcccacatttatttattttcatagtcACACGTGACCTTTAAAACCCCCAATCTCTTTAATATCAATTGTGATAGACAGTATATGCTGGTGCATTTGAATTGAATGCTGTAAACTCAGAGCTTTCCTTGACCCTGAGGGCATGTATatatcattcatttttttacatgCCTATCTTTCCCAATCAAACCTTAATGTCAGTTTTCAATAATAGAGAAAAGTACTAAGTGGAACAGAAGTTTTGATCGTGCATTTCCAAGAGAAACAATTTATTTTGCGTCAAACCTCTTAAAACCCTTCCTCAACCTGCATTTGGACCGAACTGCAGGAGCATTAAGATATAAATAGAAAGATATTTTCACAAAGCCAGCATTAATATTACAACACGTGCGGTAATGCAGGGAATGCGACAACAAAATGTTCAAACACACCATTTTTTAAAGCTTAATTGCACGTGGATATTGCAAAAGTTCATTATTTATGCATGAGACTCCTTCTGTGAGTGTCCTGCTTTTACTTAGCTACATTTGAACAGCATGTTGGAGTAGTATATTTGATGGGGAGGAAAGCGAAAGAAGTGATACCAACAGTTTGTAAAGCCAATTCAAACATGGCATTAAAACAAGTTTCCATCTGCTCATACAGTTATATAACATGCTGACACAGATCAGTCCACTGTGGATAATCTGTGTAATAAATCATCATGGCATGAATCCCCAACTAAGAATTCCCAAATAGCAatattattaaatgaataaagcatTAAATCATATAGGGTACGGATGAAGTCTGTAGATTAATGCTAAATTCGTGGTAATTGatcttgaaaaaaataatctgtCTATTAGCAATTAAAAAGTGACATATTCCTTTAAGAGAAGCCACGCCCTCTCAtctttgcgcatgcgcagtgtcATTCTGAGTCACGTGAAAAGCGTGGCTGCGTTCTCCTTCAGCAGCAATAGTCCGGTGAGTTTGTGTTCGGCTATTTGTACTGTCCCCCGTGTCTCTCAGCGAAAGAGAACTCATCAGACTGCGGGGTTTGTCTCCGGGAGACAGTCCCCACACAGGGACCGCAAAGTCCCTCGTGGCGCATTTTAGGAGACAGAGCTCGCGCACTGCGTCCGAAAGAAGCGACCCATCCGACTTCAAGTGTTGTGTCCACTCAACGTTGTTCATACTTTAGGGCTTCTGGTTGTCCCGACACCTCAACACACATAGTGTTAATTAGCTTCACATGGAGGAGCAGCTAGAGGGTTTGAACCCGGATGTACATATAAATCTAAAGAACTCCTGTTTCCGTTGTTGCCACATTTTTACATTTCGGTAAATCTGTTTTTGGCAGAATTGTCTTTTTTAAGTTAACATATTgataacgttttttttaatttgctgatTAAACGATACGGATAATGTGCATTTGGCAAATTACTTACAACCATAAATGAGTtatgcacatttatttcttgCTATACATTTtactcatttgtgtgtgtgtgtgtgtgtgtgtgtatatgtgtgtgtgtgtgtgtgtatatatatatatatatatatatatatatatatatacacatattttacTTAAAGCTTACTTACTTATCACCTTACCAAATCTCATCCTTAAACTGTCTCATCAGACATTTCTTCTTGCTAATTTATGTAAACAGCAGCTAGAAGAACAGAGAAAGAAGCAAATGATTTTATTACACACAAGTGGGGCTTAACAACATGATTGATGAGGAGTAATTGATGAATGTGCACATTTTGCCATACATCACTGAGTCACTGCGGACAAATCAAGAAATGACCCAGATGAAGACGTTGATCATGTGCACATTAACTGAGGATCAGCTCTGGGGTTAATGTCCTTCTGACTATGTTGTTTAATGTAATGAATTAGAAACTGCTCAGTATTTATGCAAACTGGTAAAACTCAATGTTTCGGGACACGGTGATGTAAAATGTTTCACCATGTGGTGAATAAACAAGACTAAACGTCTCTAATTGAACCACGCGTCTCCACATTTCTCCCACAAagctgaaagaagaaaattCTACTTATATGATTATTAAGTGATTCATAAACTCACAGTGACATAAAGCCGAATATGTGTCTTCCAAACTACAACATCACAACTTTTAATCTAACTTCATGTACTATTCATGTGTCGATAAGACACATTAGAGGAGACTTTGTGTTGTGGAAGCGTTCTAGAAATCCTCTCGATATTGCTGGTGAAGCTCCGGCCTCGTGAGGTAATCACCAGTGTTTACAATCTGCCCGGGTGCCCGAAGGCGCCGCATCATAATGAGTTGACATAAGTAATTCAACACCACTCATGCGTGTAGAGGAAAAATGAAGGGTTGCTGAGCCGGGCCTCTGTAATGTATAATTCACAGTGGAATGTTCTGTTAGCAGTTCTTAAGATTGACTGCTGTTGCCATGTGAGCAAGTCACATAAACACCGATCTGCCTGGTGGATTACATCAGAACACAAAGTGGGTGATGTATGAATCGGAACACCGCAAACTCCTCTCCGTCGTGCTTCCACAGGTGTGGAGGATGAGCTCCGGCAACGGGACCAGGAGGAAGGTCTCCCAGCCGCAGCACTTCGACGACACAGTCGACCCCAAAACGCTGATTGAGATTCAAGGTATTTTTTGTAAAATCAGAACGTATGTGAAACCTTCGGGTGGCGAGTGGTGCGTCCCCGACCCAAACGGCGCTCTAAAGCACGGCGCGGAGGAGCACCCCGCTCTGCAGGCCCTGAAGGCGTCGCTGAACGGGGTCAAGAACCAGCTCAGTGACAAGAACGTCGAGGTCTGGCATCAGCACACCAACTCCACCAATCGGGCCGGGAAGGTGATCGCTGCCGTGCGCTCCGCTGCCAACGCGGAGATCTGCACTCAGGCCTGGTGCAAGTTCTTTGAGATCCTGGGAACCTTCGACCTTCTTCCCGTGGAGGCTCTTCAGGACGGGGAGCTGAACACGGTCCACCTGTGCGAAGCTCCGGGGGCTTTTATAACCGCTCTGAACCACTACACCAAAACCAGCGAGTCCGCGCGCCACTGTGACTGGAGCTGGGCCGCCAACACTCTCAACCCGTACCACGAGGCCAACGGCAGCGGCGCCACAATCGCCGACGACCGGCTGATTGCCAACACGCTGCCCCGGTGGTTCTTTGGATCGGACAACACTGGCGACGTCATGACCCAGAAACatctgctggagctgcaggcGTTTGTGGCCAACATGCGCAGGGTTGACGTGGTGACGGCGGACGGCAGTTTCGACTGTCAGGAGAAGCCGGATGAGCAGGAGGCGCTGGTGGCGTCGCTGCTTTACTGCGAAGCCACcgccgcgctgctgctgctgagcccCGGCGGCTCCTTCGTGCTGAAGATGTTCACCCTGTACGAGCACTCCTCCGTCTGCCTGCTCTACCTGCTGAGCTGCTGTTTCCGATCCGTCAACGTCTTCAAGCCCGCCACCAGCAAGTCGGGCAACTCCGAGGTGTacgttgtgtgtctgcactACGACGGCAAGGAGGCTGTGCGGCCCCTGCTGGCGAAACTGATTCGCAACTACGGGCCACATCTGGCCGACCGAGAGGCGCTTTTCCCGAACTCGCTTGTCCCGCGGTCGTTTCTGAGGCAGCACGAAGCAGTGTGCTCGTACTTCCACGCGCTGCAAGTGGAGACCATCACGGAAAACCTGCGACTGTCTGAGGGAATGAGCGGCGAGCAGAGGCGGCGTCTTGACTACATCAGGGACCGCACGGCTCAGGAATACCTGCAGCGCTTCCAGGTAGGCCGTCTGCAGAGAACCAGCCGCCCGCAGGCTCTTTTTGACCTTTTCGAAATGGTGGCTGATCGGCAGATGGAGTTTTTATCGGCTTTAAGATTAAGCTGAACGATGTGGGGGGTGGATGGGCTCTTGGGTCCATTTTAAAGTTTTAACTTCAGTTGAATATGCAGTAGCATGCGTTTTACAATGTGTACCTGACCTGAATAGACTTCATAACACCTGAAAAATGAGCCTGGAAAGGACCAACAGCCATCTTTGGTTTGTAACAAAATGCTTGTAAtgcttgtttgtgtttcctATTACAGCAAAAGATGGAGGTGCTCTTCATTTGGGTATATTTTAGATAAGCGCTTTGTTCGTACAGTAACAGAAGTATCCGTCTGTAGGTGACCTTCCTCCCACGAAGTCGATGGGTCTCTCGTAACGCGGTGACTCCCGCCTGCTGCGGCGCCTCAGCGGGCCGACCCCTGGGACAGAAGAAGCAAACGGGCTCCTTCAACGAGCGCAGGGAATTGCAGACCCTGAGCTGGAGGCAGCGCCTCCAGAGAGGTTGCCACGCAGCCTGGGTACAGACGCACTGCGCCGAGGCCTCGGGGGCCGGCTGCGCGCTAGAAGGACCCCTGTCCGGCTGTCAGGAGGATTTGTGGCACGTTGTCGTCGGAGCTGCGCTGCCCGCGGTCAGGAACTCTGCCTTCTGTGACGGAGGATTGTTGACCCACGTGAATGAAGCCCTGCTGCATACAGCGGCAGACTGGACTCGCACGCCCCCGTGCGACTTCTGCCGCGCGCTCCACCCGGCCTCCGTCCTGTCCGAGGTTGCGGGTCTTTGCGTCGACCCGGTGGAAATCGGAAAGCCGAGACGCTGTTTGGTGTTTGACAGCCGCTCAGCGTGGGACGCCTGTGAGGGCCAAACGGGGGATTTAGTCTTAACATTTCCTGCAGAGCCGCCGGCTCCTCCAGGAGGCTGCAGCACTCTGCATGACGGGGATCCGCTGTACCAGCAGCGGCTTCTGGGTTGCGTTGCGTTCTCCCTGCAGACACTGAGCTCCGGGGacgcgctgctgctgcctttGTCTTCGGCCTTCACCCGTGTCACCGCAGCCGTTGTGCTCTGCCTGCACGCGTGTTTTCGCTCCGTCACGTTCAGGTGTCCGCCCCCCTCCGGCGGAGTCGGGGCAGTGCTCGTGTGTGCAGGTTTATGCCCTGAAGCTGCTGCACAACTGCTCCCTGTTCTCACCGATGTCCATAGCTGCATGAGTCAGATGTTAAGCGGAGAGGAGGAAACGGGTAAGAATCCTGCGTCCGGGGGTCAGAGTCAGGTGCTGCAGTTTGTTCCCATGGAGCAGCTTCTCACAGGAGAAGTGGCTGAGTTCCTGCGGACCATGAACAGGGAAATCATCCGGCAGCAGCTGCATTTTCTCATGCAATCATAGTGCAGTCGAGTGTGAAAAATTTCTGCAGGAACCACATTCAACGAGCAAATAAACTGTGGTTGAGTTGGCTCCTCCAGATTCACCTCAAGTGAACGATAATCTActcatgttttgtattttgtctcAGTAAAAACCATATCAGTCAACAGCTGTCCAtgactgttttttgggggggggcggaggggttCTTCTGCAGGTAATTTTCATCGCTCGCCTTCCCATTTGCAAGTGTTCCACCGGAGCAAGTTGCTATTCTGTAAGAGCATGTTTGCTGCATCCTGGGCAACATTGTGATTGGTGAAACGCAAACAAGCCCGAGCGTTTCCTCCCCTAAAGCAGAATGATAATGGGTGCAAGCAGAATGATAATGGGTGCAGCCAGACCTTTCTCCAGCACTGACACATTGCTGTGGCGATGTGGAGCGAGACTAAACGGGCTGTGACTCTGGGCTACATGCTACCGCCGTTCACAGTCCGTTTTATTCTCCGTGACTGTTTTTTCCAGAGGGTTAGTCGCTGAATCATTTTGATGCTGATTTCAAAAGAGGAGATTAAAACTGATTCTGCACAAGCGGAGATTGTGTCTTTTCCTCACGTTAGAACCATGTAATCTGACGCTATTACTACCGTTACAGCATAGCAGCTTTCAGAATAATATAGTACCAAAATGTAcagctataaaaaaaataaaagggattGTGGTAAAAACAGAATTGGTGAATACCAAATTCAGCtcttatatattttgtattgatACGTTTTGACTGATTTACTACCAAGAAAACGTTTTTCCGGAGGTCCTCCGTAGATGTCTGTGCTTTTACTTGTCATGGTTTTCCCAACATGTGTTTGGCAAGAGGAATTATAAATCAAAAAGACAAGCGCCTCATTAATACTTaacatgtcatttattttattcaattattttataaATTGCGGaatcatttattatatttttcacaattatttacatttaaaattagtttttgttttagtaaacacttatttatttacatgtatttaaaaaacGAAATAAAATCAGTCAATGGTATCTACCTTACCAATGAGTCGTTAACCTCTGATGAAATAAGTCAAACCTTCACTAGTCTCAAAAGCACCTTCGTCCTTGTGTTCCAACCAAATGTAAGTGTGCTACATGCAAAGCTTTTGACAACCTGCAGGCGACAACATTGTCTAATGATACAAGCTCACAGTgcataaaaatgcaaattactTTCAGCACTTGATCAGCAGAACTCATCTGTCACTGAATTCCCCGAGGAATTTAGGGAGGTTGAATAAACAATATTTCAACCCTCAGCACCAAACCTCCCGTCAGACACAGATGTTTTGCAATGAAATGCACAACACAAAGACCCTGGAGTTTTACTCTGAAGTGCTTGTTATGTCTTAACAAACATGGTGGTGGTGAATTGTCATTATACATTCAGCGTATACAGTGACTTACTGTTTAACAATTAATTTCTCTCTTTTGTGTCCAGTGACAACAACAATTACCCACATTTGAAAGGACAGGTTGCGTGCACAGAAGTGTTTTATATTGCATGAGCTGCATTTCTTGTTTCATTATTTGAGCATTTGAGACAGAAGTTCACAACAAAGCAGTAGAATTACATCTGAGCAGAGGGAGGTTCT harbors:
- the cmtr2 gene encoding cap-specific mRNA (nucleoside-2'-O-)-methyltransferase 2; amino-acid sequence: MRSVILSHVKSVAAFSFSSNSPVWRMSSGNGTRRKVSQPQHFDDTVDPKTLIEIQGIFCKIRTYVKPSGGEWCVPDPNGALKHGAEEHPALQALKASLNGVKNQLSDKNVEVWHQHTNSTNRAGKVIAAVRSAANAEICTQAWCKFFEILGTFDLLPVEALQDGELNTVHLCEAPGAFITALNHYTKTSESARHCDWSWAANTLNPYHEANGSGATIADDRLIANTLPRWFFGSDNTGDVMTQKHLLELQAFVANMRRVDVVTADGSFDCQEKPDEQEALVASLLYCEATAALLLLSPGGSFVLKMFTLYEHSSVCLLYLLSCCFRSVNVFKPATSKSGNSEVYVVCLHYDGKEAVRPLLAKLIRNYGPHLADREALFPNSLVPRSFLRQHEAVCSYFHALQVETITENLRLSEGMSGEQRRRLDYIRDRTAQEYLQRFQVTFLPRSRWVSRNAVTPACCGASAGRPLGQKKQTGSFNERRELQTLSWRQRLQRGCHAAWVQTHCAEASGAGCALEGPLSGCQEDLWHVVVGAALPAVRNSAFCDGGLLTHVNEALLHTAADWTRTPPCDFCRALHPASVLSEVAGLCVDPVEIGKPRRCLVFDSRSAWDACEGQTGDLVLTFPAEPPAPPGGCSTLHDGDPLYQQRLLGCVAFSLQTLSSGDALLLPLSSAFTRVTAAVVLCLHACFRSVTFRCPPPSGGVGAVLVCAGLCPEAAAQLLPVLTDVHSCMSQMLSGEEETGKNPASGGQSQVLQFVPMEQLLTGEVAEFLRTMNREIIRQQLHFLMQS